Genomic window (Desulfatiglans sp.):
GGGGTTGGTGCAACCGCGCCAAGAAATATTCGAGCATCCTCGCAGATGTCACCCTTCATAACAAGCATTGCGCCAACGCAGACAGCGGAGATATCCACCTTACCCCTTGCGGAGATATGCTGATATGAAGTGCCTGAACCCTCTGGAGGCACAGGGACATTGATAGAGGTAAGCAGTTCACCCTGTTTTAAAACAGTCTGACCAGGACCGGTAAAAAACTCATCAAGAGGTATTATTCTTTTACCATCCATGCTCTCAACTGTTACACCCGCACCCATCGCCAGAAGCACAGGGGCGTTTTCTGCTGAAGGGGCGGCATTGCAGAGGTTACCAGCAATAGACGCCATATTCCTTATCTGTACATTTGCGGTTGCAGCCGCTGCATCAGCAATAGCAGGATATTTTTCCTTTATTAGCGGATGATTTTCTATTTCTGTAAGCGTCACTGTTGACCCTATTACAAGGCCATCTTTCTCATCAAAGGTTATTTTATTCAGCTCTTGTATCTTTTTTGTATCGATAACAGCGCTGACATTAAGTAGCTTACGTTTAATCTTTATTAAAAGATCAGTGCCCCCGGCCATAAACATTGCACCCTTGCCTGCTTTAGCAGCAAGACTGCATGCCTCTTCGATTGTCTCAGGTGCATAGTAATCAAATCTTGAAAGAGCCATTTTATGTATCCTCTTTTATATATCTATTGTTTTTCTTTCATTGTTTCCGAGGCGCTGTGGATCGCCTCTACTATCTTGTAATATCCTGTGCAGCGGCAGAGATTACCTGATATGGCGGTCCGGATTTCCGGCTCTGTAGGTGAAGGGTTTTTGCTAAGCAGGTTTAACGCAGACATCTCCATCCCTGCTGTACAGAACCCGCACTGGATAGCGCCCTTTTCTATGAATGCCTCCTGTATTGGATGCAGCTCCTCACCGGACCTGGCAAGTCCTTCTACAGTGGTAATCTCTTTTCCTACGCAGGCAACCGCGAGTGTCAGGCATGAGCTGACAGAATCACCATCAATCAATACTGTGCATGCACCGCAGTCACCATCGCCGCAGCCAAGTTTGGTGCCGGTCAGGCCAAGGTCTTCCCTTAAGACTTCATTCAGTGTGCGTGATGAATCACATGCGACCGTGTAATCATCACCATTCACCTTTAATGTAATAAGATGTTTCATCTAATTATTTTCCTCCTTATGTTTCTTTTTAATCCCTCTTGCCAATACCTCAAGTGCAATGTCACGGGTTGGATTGATATGTGTCTTCCCTGTTATCTGCCCCTTGCTTCTCTCCACCTGCATGATCCCAAGGAATGCGCTCCAGATCACCTCTGCCAGTATTCTTGGATTGCAGTCTATGAAAATCCCCTGGGACACCCCGTATTCGGTTATCTTATGCTGATATGTAACAGCGTTTGACCCTGCTTTGTACAGCATATTGCGGAGATCAGGGGAGAGGTTTCTCACCGCCTCATTCTGATGAAAAAACATGGATGCATCAAAGGCCACAGGGTCATTCTCATGAAACTTTATAAAACAGCCCCACAGCTCTTCAAGCAGGGTCTCCTTTATGGCGTCTCTGCGCTCATATACATCACTTAAGAGTGAACAGAAGTAATCCATGTAGGCCATTATGGCGCTTATGAATATCTCATCCTTGTTCTTAAAATAGAGGTAGAGCGCTGCCCTGCTTATCTCGGCGCGCTCTGCAATCTTGTCCATGGTGATGGAATAGTATCCCTCTTCATTATATATCTCCATGGCAGCCTCTACCGCATGCTCCCTGCGATGCTGTTTTTCCCTTTCCCTTCTTTCCGCAACACCCATTTTATAGCCTTTTTTTCATATATTGACTGGAAAATAATCTTTTTTTTCCAGATTTAACCTCTTTTTTAGACAGAGCGTCCATATATTAGATGTAGAGTTCAATTTTGTCAATAAGGATTTTTTTATCTTAACATATCAATGACATAAGAGATTATTTTGTGCCTGATTATTGGAAATAAAATGTAGGGGCAGGCCCTATGCCTGGCCGTCCGTAGCTTCTCCGACCACCATAGCTTTAGCGAAGGCGGCTGCCTGCCCGTTAAAGATAGCAGAATCCAGAAACTCCGGGCAACCACAGGGGGTTGCCCCTACAGGTATACTATAATGCATCTTTGATAATGACCAATTTTTAACCAGCACATCAGGGATTCGATAAAAAAACCTATTTACCACGGAGGACATCCGCCTTCGTTGAAGCTATGGCGGGACAGGCGGGGAGCACAGAGAAGATTTTTTTATTTTAAATCTCTGTGACCTCCCTGTCCCGGCATAGCCCTGGCGACGAAGGCTGTGTCTCTGTGGTGAAATAAATTTGCATAAGATGCATAACCCTGTCTATAATCACCTCATTTTTCAGGAGGACCCAATGAAAAGAGCACTTATACTTGTTGATATTCAGAATGATTTTATTCCGGGTGGTGCACTTGCTGTTGTAGGGGGGGATGAGGTTATTGCTGTGGCAAACAGGGCGATAAAGGATTTTGACCACATAATCGCCACACAGGACTGGCACCCTGCGGACCACAAATCCTTCGCGAGTCAGCATAAAGAAAAAAAGCCCGGTGAGTTTATTGAACTAAACGGCATCCAGCAGGTACTCTGGCCTGATCACTGCATTATGGAAACAAGGGGTGCAGAGTTTGCACCGGGGCTTGATACAGGTTCATTCACAAAGGTGATAAGAAAGGGCATGAACAGGGAGATAGACAGCTACAGCGGCTTTTTTGATAATGCACAGAATCATGCAACCGGCCTGGAGAAATATTTAAGGTCACAGAAAATAACCGATCTATATATAATGGGCCTCGCAACCGATTACTGTGTAAAATTCACCGCCCTTGATGCAAGAAGGCTGGGGTTTAATACAAACCTTATTATTGAAGGGGTAAAGGGTGTTGAGGTTAATCCTGGCGATTGTGATAAAGCAATAGCGGAGATGAAAAAGGCGGGGGTTATGGTGGTAAAGCAGTAAAAATACGAATGTTGAACATCGAACTTCCAACATCGAACGTCGAATGAAAGGCAAAAAGACCGAATCAAAAATTTATTTGTAAAGAACGTGAAAATCAAGCAACCTTGACTTGTCATCCTGAACAGCGCTCATTCTGTCCTTAACCTCTGCAATCCACGCCTCACGAACAGGCTCTTCTTCATAATCGATACTTGCCAGAATCAACTCTGCTAAGGCTACTCTTTCATTGGTTGGTATTTTCAAAGCTTCGTCTAATATTTTAGTAACCATATACCTGAAACCTTGTATTATTAAGGCTTAAACGATTTATTTTATAAAAGATAACCGGATATTTCATTAAGGATAATTCTCAAATTTGGTGAATTTGAGATTAATATCTCATTATTTGAAAGATGTTTATGTTCAATAAACTTTAGGCTCCTCACAAGAATTTGTGGGTCAATTTTGGCATAGGTAGCTTTCCCAAGCCATGATATAGAGCCAGCTTAAATGTGTTTTCAGTACGATAACCAAAAGCCCTATGGCTAATAACTTTAGCC
Coding sequences:
- a CDS encoding xanthine dehydrogenase family protein subunit M; the protein is MALSRFDYYAPETIEEACSLAAKAGKGAMFMAGGTDLLIKIKRKLLNVSAVIDTKKIQELNKITFDEKDGLVIGSTVTLTEIENHPLIKEKYPAIADAAAATANVQIRNMASIAGNLCNAAPSAENAPVLLAMGAGVTVESMDGKRIIPLDEFFTGPGQTVLKQGELLTSINVPVPPEGSGTSYQHISARGKVDISAVCVGAMLVMKGDICEDARIFLGAVAPTPMMASNAQALLKGKKITEELLQTAGIEASKECKPITDMRATKEYRTLMVAVLTGRAIDESRRRSAK
- a CDS encoding (2Fe-2S)-binding protein, whose product is MKHLITLKVNGDDYTVACDSSRTLNEVLREDLGLTGTKLGCGDGDCGACTVLIDGDSVSSCLTLAVACVGKEITTVEGLARSGEELHPIQEAFIEKGAIQCGFCTAGMEMSALNLLSKNPSPTEPEIRTAISGNLCRCTGYYKIVEAIHSASETMKEKQ
- a CDS encoding TetR/AcrR family transcriptional regulator, with amino-acid sequence MGVAERREREKQHRREHAVEAAMEIYNEEGYYSITMDKIAERAEISRAALYLYFKNKDEIFISAIMAYMDYFCSLLSDVYERRDAIKETLLEELWGCFIKFHENDPVAFDASMFFHQNEAVRNLSPDLRNMLYKAGSNAVTYQHKITEYGVSQGIFIDCNPRILAEVIWSAFLGIMQVERSKGQITGKTHINPTRDIALEVLARGIKKKHKEENN
- the pncA gene encoding bifunctional nicotinamidase/pyrazinamidase, with the protein product MKRALILVDIQNDFIPGGALAVVGGDEVIAVANRAIKDFDHIIATQDWHPADHKSFASQHKEKKPGEFIELNGIQQVLWPDHCIMETRGAEFAPGLDTGSFTKVIRKGMNREIDSYSGFFDNAQNHATGLEKYLRSQKITDLYIMGLATDYCVKFTALDARRLGFNTNLIIEGVKGVEVNPGDCDKAIAEMKKAGVMVVKQ
- a CDS encoding addiction module protein is translated as MVTKILDEALKIPTNERVALAELILASIDYEEEPVREAWIAEVKDRMSAVQDDKSRLLDFHVLYK